Genomic window (Campylobacter sp. RM16704):
AAGACCACCAGGTTTATGTGCAGCAAGAGCTAAAATAGAAGTTTTACAATGAGATACTTGTGGAATTTTAATATCACTTAAAATTAAAAATCTTGTCCTGTTTGCTAAATTATCTTCGATAGTTTCAAATAAAATAGGTACATTATAAAGCTTTGCAGCAATTTTAGAACAAATTGCAGCTGAAAAAATATCCTGTGAAGCCAAATATGCTGCATGGGCTGTAGATTTACTTGCTATAAATTCTATTTCACTTAAATCATGACTTTCTAAAAAATTTCTACACTGATTATAACCTTGAGGGTGAGAATATATGCGTTTAATATCTTTTAAATTTTCACTCATACTTATAAAAGAATGATGTATATCCATATAAATTTCAGCAAAGATTTTTACATCTTCATATTTACCTAAACAATCAAGTGTTACCCCAACAGCTCCTGCTGTATTGTTTTCTATAGGTACTACACCATATTTTGCTTCTTTATGAGATAATTCCTTAAAAACATCTTCTATGTTTGCAAGTGGAATATAACGACTCATTGCACCAAAACGCGTTCTTGCTACTTGATGTGTATAGCTTCCCTCAGGCCCTAAATAAGCTATACTTTGAGGCATTTCTAAATTTCTTGAAACAGCAAAAATTTCTTGATATATAGCTTCGATTGCATTTTGATCTAATAAACCATAATTATAATTTTTAAGTCTATTTATGATAGCCCTTTCACGTTCAGGTCTATAAATACTTCCACCTAAATTTTGCTTAATTACTCCAATATCCTTTACATGAAGCATTCTTTCATTAAGCAAAGCTAAAATTTTATCATCAATAGAATCAATTTTATTGCGTAATTTTTCTATTTCTTTCATTTAAACCTCGATATATAATATTCCCTAATATTATCATATATAAAATTAAGTTTAATTGTATCCAAACCTTGAGTGTTAGAAATTTTTCCACTTAACACTAAAGCTGTTTGCATACCAAGCTCATAAGCACCGAGTAAATCACCTTTAAAGTCATCGCTAATAATCAAAATTTTTTCAAAATTTGCATTTTTATCTTGTTTTTGTAGCAATTTTAACGCACTTTCATAAAAAGTCTTGCTAGGTTTTCCTATCACTTTATAATCAAATTCATGTGCATTTTTAAGCATAGACATAATACTTCCAACACCTGGATAAAGTCTTGAATTTTTCTTATAGATGCTACTTTCGTGCATTGCTATAGCTTGTACACCATCTTTAATATATTCTATCATGCTAGCAAAATCTTGAAATTTAAAATCATCATAACTTGCTACTAAAAAAGCTTTTGGATTTTTATAATCAAGTTCATAACCTAGTTCTTGAAGTGAATTTATAAATTCTTTTGCTCCAAAAGCTGCTATTTTGCAAGGTTTTAAATGTTCTTTTAAAACGCTAAAAGGATCAATATAAACTTTTTCATCAATCTCAAAACCTAAATTTCGCAAATGATTTAAAAAATCTAATTTTTTAGTGTTATTAGTAATAATCACATAAGGAATTTTTTCTTTATTTAAGGTTTTAATGAGTTCTAAGGCACCATTTATAGGACTTTTATCATGATCTGAAATTAAAGTTCCTTGTACATCTAAAAATAGCATTTTAATCCTTTAAACACTCGATTTCTAAAGCAATTTGATCCTCATAACTTTCTCTTTTTCTAATCATTTTTACCACACCGTCTTCACAAGCTAACTCACAAACTCTATTGCGTGAATTATAATTACTACTCATGCTAAAACCATACGCTCCTGCACTTTTAACTATGATTAAATCCCCTGCTTTAGTTTTAGCTAATTTTCTATCTTTAGCTAAAAAATCTCCGCTTTCGCAAATTCCACCAACAATATCACAAAGACTTTCTTCATTATTTTCACTTAAAAGCTTAATTTCATGATAGGCATTATATAAACTTGGACGTAACAAATCATTCATTGCTCCATCAACAATTACAAAACGCTTTTTTTCATTAAATTTTTCATATAAAACCTTTGTTACAAATTCTCCTGCATTTGCTACTAAAAACCTACCAGGTTCCATACCTATACACATGTCAAGTCCTTGCAAGCTTGTTAAAACCCCTTGAGCATAATCATATAAATTTGGTTCTTGTTCATTTTTATAGCAAACTCCTAAACCTCCGCCTATATCAAAAAATTTAATATTGATTTTTAAAGCTAAAAGCTCTTTTACTAATTTTGCAACAATTACCGAAGCTTCATGAATGCTACTAATGTCAAGAATTTGAGAACCTATATGAAAATGCACTCCAATGGGGTCTAAAAATTTTGATTTCTTGGCATAAATATACATTTTTTTTGCACTTTCTATATCTACACCAAATTTATTTTCATGCAATCCTGTTGAAATATAAGGATGAGTTTTTGCATCTACATTGGGATTTACTCTAATGCTAATACGTGCCTTTTTTTGATTTTCTTTGGCAATTTGCTCTAAAAGAAGCATTTCTTCATAACTTTCTAAATTTATGTAAAGTATATTTTGATCTAATGCATATTTTATTTCATCAACATTTTTACCTACTCCACTAAAAATAATTTTATAATTTTTAGCTCCTGCTTTTAAAGCTCTATAAATTTCACCTGCACTCACACAATCAAAACCACTATCTAAAGAAACCAAAAGCTTTAAAATACTTAAATTTGAATTAGCCTTTACCGCATAAAAAATTTGCGATTTTCTTGCTTTAAAAGCATCCTTTAATATTGTAAAGCGTTCTTTGATTTTATCAAAATTATAAATATAAAAAGGAGTATTGTATTCTTTTGCTAATTTTAAATAATCCATATAAAACCTCACTAGTAGTTATTTGTGTTTTAAATAATAAAAACTTCCTATACACATTAAGATAAATACTGGCAAAATTATACCAAGCTCTGGGGATAAAATTTCATTTTCACTTAATCTTGTTAATAAAAATAATAAGCCCCAAACTAAAAGTATACATACAAAAAACACGAAAGCCAAAAATGCAAGATTAAAAAATCTCGATATTAAGGGAAAATAATAATATATAATTAACATTAAAAAGGGTGCAAAAAAAGGTGTAAATATCAACGAATACAAACTGCTTCTAAGAGCACTAGTGGATATATTTTGTTTTGTATAAATTATCATGCTCTCTAATGCATCTAAAATAGAATAAGAAGGATTGCTATCAGTTAAAGAAATTCTTTCTAAAATTTTTGGAGAAAAATCTTCTAATCCATTAATATTTTTAAATTCTTCTACACTTAAACCTTCTTTTGATACGATTAAATTTCGTGGTATGTTAACTATTGTTACGTTATTTAACCCCCATGAAACACCATCAAAATTAGCATCTTTTGCATTTATCATACTTTGAATATCTAAATTATATGTATCAAAAATTTTAACATTATACAAAATTTCATTTGCGATTTTCTCTATATAAATAAATTTATCATTATATTTAATTAAAATTTCTCCACCCTCTCTATTTACAGTACCTCGTTTTATAATATTACTTTTATATTCATCCACATATGCAAAAGGAGTAAAATTTAAACCCACGTATATACAACAAAAAAACATAGCCCAAATAAAAGGATAAAAAATCACTTGATTTTTGCTTAAACCCAAAGCATATAAGCTAACAAATTCATTAGATCTTATCATGTTAAAAACGCATAAAACTAAAGCGAGAACAATAGCTAAAGGTAAAATATAAGAAACCGCAGAACAAGTTAAAAAGAAAATATACATTAATTCTAAATTTGCACTTTTTGGTAATTTATTAAAATTCACCAAAAAATCAATAGCCACAAAAAAAAATGTAAGAGAAAAAAATAAGATAAAAAAAGATTTCAAGTATAGGGATGAAATATAACGAAAAAATATATTCATTGCTTTAACTTTTTAGAGAATATTTTGAAGCAATTTCTTTGATATTAGAATCCAAAAGCTCAAGTAAGGCTTTTTTACTATGCTCTAAAACCTTAGCTAAGCTTTCCTTTTCACCTTGAGTAAATCTACCTAAAACATGAGAAATTACATCTTGTCCTTTTCCTACCCCTATGCGTATTCTTTCATAGGTATTACCGCAAAGACTATCTATGCTTTTAAGTCCATTATGACCGCCACTACTCCCACCTATTTTAAACCTCAATGTACCTAAATTTAAATCTATATCATCATGAATTACAATAATCCTATCACATTTATAATACTCACTAACAGCTTTTACACTTTCTCCGGATAAATTCATATAAGTGGAAGGTTTTAAAAAAAGAGTAGAAGAACTTTTAAAAAGTTCTCCTTTAAATTTAACATTTGAAAGCCTAGTTGTCTCTAAATCTTTTAAAAGCAAGTCAATTAGCATAAACCCTACATTATGTCGGGTTTGCTCATATTGTTCTCCTATATTACCAAGTCCTACGACCAAGGTCATTTTATCTTGCTTTTTCTACACCAACTACAGCTACTCTATCAGCATCTACAATAGTTACACCCTCAGGTACAACTACATCACGAACTAAAAGTGCATCACCTACATCAAGTTTAGTTACATCTAATTCAAAGTGATTTGGTAAATTTTCAGCTTTACATTTTACTTTTAATCTTCTTTTTGATTGAATTAAAACGCCTTTGTTTTTAAGTCCCATAGCTGTTCCTATTATTTTAACAGGAACCATATATTTAGAAATAACACCTTTTTGAGCAACTTTTAAATCTACATGTTTTAGCTGTGCAGTTACAGGATCTTTTTGATAGTCTACTACAACAACATTTAATACTTTACCTCCAACTTTTATATCAAAAGCTAAAGTAGTTTTTTTACGCACTTCTTTAATAAAATCATTGATTTTAAAAGCAGCATTAATATTTTCTAATCCTTTCCCATAGATGTTTGCGATTAGATAACCATCTCTTTTTAAAGCTTTAGCAGCTTTTCTACCGATACTCTCTCTAATAATGCCTTCTAACATCTCTTTCCTTTCTAAATAAAATAAAATATTGATTATATCTAAATAAGTTTATAATTTAATAAATTTTATAATACAATAATGCAAATATTTATATTTTACTAGATACTTAAGTAATTTAAATATTTAATAAATTTCTAAAAATTATTGCCAATATAAAATATATTATAAAGATTTTAAAATATTTTCATAAGCAATGCAAAATTGTTCTAAACCATCATCGAGTAAATCTTTACAAGCTTTACTTAAAGCATCTTTTGAGATATTTGCATTCAATTTTTTCTCTATACATTCATCTTTTAAAGGCTCTTTAAATGCAATTTGCTTACTCTTAAAAGCTTCAATAGCATCTAATGGTGCAGTATTAATAGCTTTATCGTAGAGCAATTCTTTAATATAATAATCTTTTTCTAAATCATCACCTTTAACACCAGTACTAGCAAATAACGCTCTAATATTTGCTTCATTTTGTCTGATAATATAATTATAAGCTTTAGTTGCAGTAAGAATTCCTATATAGTTTCTATCTAAAACTTGATTATTTAATAATCTATCAAAACGACTTACAAAAATACTAATAACAGCTTGTGGTTCTTTTTTTCTTGCAATATTATTTTTTCTAAATTCTTTTAAACCTAAATTTAATACTTCGAAGCATTTTTTGGTTTGTTCAAAATCAAAAACCAATGTAGCATTGACACTAATACCACTTTTCATTAATTCTTGCATTACTTCATAAGAAGCTTCTGTGGCAGGAATTTTTATCATCACATTTTCTTTTGCAATTTGCGTGTATAATCTTTTTGCTTCGGCTAAAGATAAACTAGTACTATCTTTTAATCTTGGGTCAATTTCAATGCTAATAAAACCATCATTATTTTCATAATAATTAATAGCTAATTTATCCGCGGCCTTGGCTATATCTTCTACCGCAAGATACTCATATAAAGTTTTTTTATCTTTAAGACTTGATTTTTTGATTTTTTCTTTATAAATAGCTGAGTTTAAAATCGCATTTTTAAAAATAGCTGGATTTGAAGTAGCACCATTAATAGTTTTTGAATTAATTAAGTCTAAAAATTCATGATCTAAAAATTCATTTTCTATAAAATCACACCACAAAGAAAATTTTTTCATTGTATTACCTTTATTATTTCTTTTAAATCTTTTTTATCTATACAAATATCTGCATGAGATTTTAAAATTTCTTTTGCGCAAAAAGCTATTTTTAAACCACATTCTTTAAACATAGAAATATCATTAGCTCCATCACCTACGCACATAATTTCTTCTGTTTTTAAGTTTAAAAATTTCTTAAGTCTTTGTAGTATAATACCTTTTGAGTTATTAAACATAATTTCTCCGCCAACTTTTCCTGTTAAGATGTCATTTTTATTATGTAAAAAATTAGCAAAACCAAAATCAAAATGAAGTTTGTTTTGTATTAAATCAATTCCTTCATGAAATCCACCACTAAAAACAATTATTTTTATGTTTTTACCTTTCAAGTATTCACACAATTCTTTTGCACCATTCATCAAAGGTAAATTTTCACAGCATTTTTTTACTTGCTCAACAGACATACCTTCGAGCAAAGCCACTCTAGCACTTAAGCTTTCAAAAAAATCAAGCTCACCATTCATTGCTTTGTTGGTGATTGTTTTAACAGCATCACCAACATTATATTCATCTGCTAATATATCGATAGTTTCCCCATCCATTAGCGTAGAATCAAAATCAAAAGCACAAAGTTTAATCATTAAAACTCACGCTTTAGCAAAGCTTCAGCTTTTAATATAGTTAAAATATTTTCCTCTCTTTTACCTATACCAAAAATCATGCCTTTTTCTTTTAGTAAGGTTTCAGGTGGTGGATCAATTCTATTTCTATGAATTTTGATAGCTTCGGTTAATCTATCAATAACAAATCCTGCATTACCTGCAGGAGTTTGATTACCATTAGACATACCTTTTAAAACAATATATCTAGTTTGAGGAGTCATTTTTGAACTACTCTGATTAAATCTTTTAGCAAGATCAATCAAAGGCATAACATTACCTCTCATATTAAACACACCTAAAACATAATCAGGTACACTTGGAACCCTAGTGTATTCTATAGGCTTGATAATTTCTTGGATATTAAGAATAGGAATAGCGTATTCTTCTTCTCCTACCACAAAACCAACAAGCTGAACAATATCCTCTTCTTTATCCACATCTGGTTCTGCAATTTGTGATTGTTGTTTTTGCAAAACCTGGCTCAATTTATCATTCATCTTCTTATCCTAGTTTTAAATTTTTTCTAACTACATTTTCTAAGTATTCTGGAGAGTAAGGTTTTGTAATATACTCTGTCATTCCTACTTCCACACCTCTTAAGCGGTCTGATTTACTAGTTCTTGAAGTTACTGCAACAAGCGGAAGATTTTTATATTTTGAATACTTTCTGATTTCACCTGCTAAAGTATAACCATCCATTCTTGGCATTTCAATATCAATCAGTACAGCATCAATATCATGCTCACCTGATTTGATTATATTTAAAGCTTCAACACCATTAGTTGCTTCTACAATACTCACTCCTAGTGGTTCTAGTGATTTTTGCATTATATTTCTATCCATTTTAGAATCATCTACTATAAGGACAGTATAATCACTTGGCTCTTCTTTTGTATTTTTTTTAGATTGAGACTCCATTTGAGCTTTAATATCTACTTTAATTTCTTTAGCAATATCCATCATAGCTGCTACATCAATAATTAAAGTAACTCTACCATCGCCACGAATAGTTGCTCCAGCTATACCTTGAATATTTTGTAAATATTCACCCATAGATTTAATAACAATTTCTTCTTGACCTATTAAAGTATCTACTATAATACCAAGCTTACTTTCAGCCACACCAATAACAACCACATAAGTTTGATCTGTGTTTTCAAGTACTTGTTTAACACCAAATACATCTGAAAGTCTTACCAAAGATAACACTTCATCTCTTAGTCTTAATACATTTTTACCTTCAATAGTATAAATATCATCAATTGGCACTCTAACAGTTTCAAGAACACTTGCAAGTGGAATTGCATAAAATTCCTCTTGAGTACCAACAAGTAAAGATTGAATAATAGCTAGTGTTAATGGGATTTTAAGTTTCATAACAGTGCCTTTTCCAAGTTCACTATCAATCTCAATTACACCATTTAATTTTTCAATGTTAGTTTTAACAACATCCATTCCAACGCCACGACCTGATACATTAGTAATTTTTCTAGCAGTTGAAAAACCTGGTTTAAAAATCAACGCAAATGCCTCTTTATCACTCATCTGATCAGCTTCACGTTCTGTGATTAAATTTTTCTCTATCGCTTTTGCTTTTAATATATCAGCATCTAAACCTTTACCATCATCGGCAATTTCAACGACAATATGATTTCCTTCGTTGTAGGCTTTAAGATTAACAGTTCCTTTTTCTGGTTTTCCATTAGCCACACGAGTTGCTGGATCTTCTATACCATGATCACACGAGTTTCTAATCATATGCATAATAGGATCGCCAATCTCTTCTACGATAGACTTATCAAGTTCAGTTTCTTCCCCTGAAATTTCAAGCTCCATTTGTTTACCAAGCTCACGACCTAAATCACGCACAACCCTTGGAAATTTATTAAATACTTTAGCAATAGGTTGCATTCTTGTTTTCATTACTGCAAGTTGAATATCTGTAGTTACAATACTAAGTTGGGATACAACTTGATTTAACTCTTCTAAGAATTTTTCCCCATCATATCTTTCTTCAACATCATCATAAATTTTTAATAAGCGATTTTTGCCTAATACAAGCTCACCAATTAAATTCATCAAGTGGTCAAGTCTTTTAACTTCAACTCTAATAGTTTGATCCATATTAGCACCGCTATTACCACCACCTGCTGCTGGAACTTTTTTATCCGCAGGATTTGTTGTATTTTGACTAGTTGCTGATTTGCTAGGAGTAGAAGCTACTTCTTCTTGTGCCTTTTTCTTTTCAGCACGTCTTGCCTGATCCTCAGCTTTTCTTGCTTTTAAAAGTCTCTCAATTTCTGCTTCAACTTCATCATCACTTAACTTGTTTACATCAACTTCAGGTTCTTCGGTCTTTGACTCTTCTATTTTTTCTTCTATTTTTTCTTCTGTCTTAACAGATGCGACAGAATCTAAACTTTCACCTTCTGAAATTGCTGTCAATCTTGCACAAATAGGAACTATATCAAGTCCAATAGCAGTATCATTACCATTATCTCTAATAGAATTTAATAAGGTTTTCATCATATCAATTGATTCTAAAACTACATCCATTACTTCTGGCGTAATTTTAAGCTCATTATGTCTTGCTTTATTTAAAACATCTTCCATGTGATGGGTAAGTTTTGTTAAAACATCAAAGTTTAAAAAGCTTGATGAGCCTTTAACAGTATGTGCAACACGGAAAATTCTATTTAATAATTCTAAATCTTCAGGATTTGCTTCTAGCTCAACTAAATCATGGTCAATTTGTTCTACTAATTCAAAGGCTTCAACTAAAAAATCCTCAAGTATTTCTTGAATATCTTCCATTTTTACTCCTCACCTTTTTCATGTTTTGTTATAATACGAGAAATTTCAGTAAAGAAATCACTTGCGTTGAACTTGACCAAATAACCATCTCCACCAGCTTCTTTAACACCTTTATCACTCATAAATTCATTTGATAAAGAGGAGTTAAATACAATAGGAACATCCCTAAATCTCTCATCATCTCTTACTTTTGCTGCAAAGTGAAAACCATCCATTTGTGGCATTTCAACATCACTTACAATAATTTTTAGATGTTTACCTAAATCTGTTCCATAGGCATTATAAAGCTCTTCTAATTTTTGCAAGCCTTCAACGCCATCTTTTGCCTCTACTACTTTTAAACCAATTTTGTTTAAAAGATCTTTAACAAGCTTTCTAGCAGTAGAACTATCATCTAATGCCAATGCCATACCATCGATTTTTTGAATTTTATCATCATCAATATCAGTTTGTGGAGTATAAATTCCAAGTTCTTGTACTATGCTTTCTAAATCTAGGATAAGTAAAACCTCATCTCCCTCAATTTTAGTTACACCTGTTATTTTACCTTTATCCAAACTACCTGCACTTGTAGCAAAAGTAGCCGGTTCGATATTTTTCCAATTAATTCTTCGAATTCTTTTTGCCTCATGCACAATAAAACCGATTAATACATTACTAAATTCGGTAATAATAACCCTAGGTTTTATATTTGTCATTTCTGGCTCTTGAATTTGCATCCATTTTGCAAGATTAATTACAGGAATAACTACGCCACGAAGATCAAAAATACCTTCAACATAATCAGGTACTCCCGGAATTTCAGTCAGAAAAGGAATTTTTATGATTTCTCTAACCTTAGAAACATTCACACCATAAATTCCCTCATAGACTTTATCCTGGCCTTGCTTAAAGATGCGAAAATCAACAAGTTCCATTTCATTTGAACCCGTTTTAATGACATTCTCATCAAACATTATGCCTCCTTAAGTTCTATTTTGTGAAATCTAATTTCTGGTTCGTATTTTACTATAAAAAAACTTTCCTTGTATGCAAAAGTAGCTAAATTTAAATATTTTGTGTTTTTTATTTCTAAGAATATATTTTGATGATAGTGACCTTCTATTACGAAATTTGTATCATAATATTTTAGACGTTTTTTTATTAAACTGGAAAAATTAGGAATTTCTCTAACAAGTTTTTTTTTGTTTTGATTTTGCAAGATTTTATGCGTAATTTTATATTTACAAAGGTTATTAAGAAAATTTAAAAAATAAAGCAAATAACGATTCCTTAAACTTTTTAAACAAAACTGCAAAAATGGTTTTAAAAAAATATCCCCATGAGCTAATTTTGCCAAGGTGTGATCTTGAAATTCACAAAGTAAAGGTTGCTGCTCTATGTTATAAACTTTAACATTTTTAAAAAATTTAGCCAAATTAAAATCATGGTTGCCTTCTAAATAAATAATTTCAATTTCACATGCAAGTTCTTCAAGTAAATCTATATAATCTTTTGCAAAGTTATGCGTAGCTTTTATCTCATAAATTAAAAGATCAAAAATATCGCCCATTAAAAAAAGCTGTGAGGTTTGAATTTTGCCATTTTTTAAAGCTTGTAAAAATTTCCAAAAACCACGCCTATTCTCATTTTCATGAGCATCAGCTATAAAAATAGCATTTTCTTTTATAATTATTTTTTGCAAAAATTAAAATTCCAAGGCTTTGTATTCTATAGAAATAATTTCAAATTCACTCTCGCCTTTTGGCAAACGCACTTTAAAATCATCCCCTTCTTTTTTTCCAAGCATAGCCCTTGCTATAGGTGAATTTATAGATATGTAACCTTTTTCTAAATTTCCCTCATTCACTCCTACTAAAGTATAGGTACTTTGTTTTTCACTTTCTAAATCTTCCACAACAACAGTTGATCCAAATTTTACACTATCATGCTCATAACTTGATGGATCGATGATTTGTGCTCTTGAGATTAAATTTCCAAGTTCAGCTATCTTTCCTTCTATAAAAGCTTGTTTTTCCCTAGCTGCGTGATATTCTGCATTTTCTTTTAAATCTCCATGGCTTCTTGCTATATCGATTTCTTCTACTACTTTTGGACGTTCAACTTTTTTTAAATGTTCTAATTCTTTTTCTAATTTTTCATAACCATATTTACTCATAGGTTCTTTTTGCATAATCTATCCTTATTTGATTTTATAAAGTATTTTAGCTAAATTTTTTGCACTTGCAAATTGCAAGTATTCTTTTAAAAAATCTACTTTATCAAAAAACGCCTTATAATTGTATTTAAGATAAGCTTGATATAAATTTTCCACATTCACGTGCTCTTGTAAAAATTCAGGATTAAGCTCGCTTTTTCCTGCAAAATCTAAAAAAATATTTGCAAGTCCTATATGTTTGAGTTTTACAAAACATCTTGCGATAAATACATCAATAGCTTTAGCTTTATAAGCAAGCACAAAAGGCGTGCCGACCAAAGCTGCTTCAAGTGTAGCTGTACCACTACAAATAAAAGCAAAATCAGCATTTTTTAGCACTTTTGGGGTATTAGTTTGAATTTCAAAATTACTCACATCCCCATAAAATTCTAGTCTTTTTAAATTAAACTCAGGCACACAAAGGATTTTTTTACCTTTAAATTTGGTACTTAACTCTCTAAAAATAGGCATTAAACGCTTTATTTCACTTTTTCTTGAACCTGGTAAAAATGCGATGGTTTTTACATCATCTTTTTTTGAAAGTATAGAATTTATATCATCTTGGTTTTTAAATTCTTTTATCTCATCTAAAAGTGGGTGTCCTACATAAGTGCTTTTGCTAAAAAACTCACTATCAAAAGGTAAAATAGAAGCTAAAATATCAAAATGACTTTCTATGATAGGTATGCGACCTTTTTTCCACGCCCAAACTTGAGGTAAAATATAATAAATTCGTTTTATTTTAGAATTTGCCTTTTTTAAAGCTTTTGCAAAGGGTATATTAAAAGCTGGAGAATCTACACATAAAATCACATCTATCTTTTGAGAAAAACTTAAATTTACAAGCTCTTTTATGGCTTTTTTTGCTTTTAAAATGAGTGGCAAAATCTCTATAAAACCCATAGCACTAAACTCATGTGAGCTATAAAGTGGTTTGGAATTTAAGCTAAATTTTTTACACAAGCTCTCATCATAAATTCCTACTAAGTCAAATTCTTTATATTCATTTTTATAAGCTTTTAAAACTTCTTTTAAATGTAAATTTGCTGATGGCTCTAGGGCGC
Coding sequences:
- a CDS encoding chorismate mutase / prephenate dehydratase; translation: MKEIEKLRNKIDSIDDKILALLNERMLHVKDIGVIKQNLGGSIYRPERERAIINRLKNYNYGLLDQNAIEAIYQEIFAVSRNLEMPQSIAYLGPEGSYTHQVARTRFGAMSRYIPLANIEDVFKELSHKEAKYGVVPIENNTAGAVGVTLDCLGKYEDVKIFAEIYMDIHHSFISMSENLKDIKRIYSHPQGYNQCRNFLESHDLSEIEFIASKSTAHAAYLASQDIFSAAICSKIAAKLYNVPILFETIEDNLANRTRFLILSDIKIPQVSHCKTSILALAAHKPGGLSDLLYEFKKEGINLTKLESRPVKTREFIHSFYIDFEGHIDDENVQRVLKKADDIKWLGSYLSGESNEI
- a CDS encoding HAD-IIA family hydrolase, encoding MLFLDVQGTLISDHDKSPINGALELIKTLNKEKIPYVIITNNTKKLDFLNHLRNLGFEIDEKVYIDPFSVLKEHLKPCKIAAFGAKEFINSLQELGYELDYKNPKAFLVASYDDFKFQDFASMIEYIKDGVQAIAMHESSIYKKNSRLYPGVGSIMSMLKNAHEFDYKVIGKPSKTFYESALKLLQKQDKNANFEKILIISDDFKGDLLGAYELGMQTALVLSGKISNTQGLDTIKLNFIYDNIREYYISRFK
- the lysA gene encoding diaminopimelate decarboxylase, with the translated sequence MDYLKLAKEYNTPFYIYNFDKIKERFTILKDAFKARKSQIFYAVKANSNLSILKLLVSLDSGFDCVSAGEIYRALKAGAKNYKIIFSGVGKNVDEIKYALDQNILYINLESYEEMLLLEQIAKENQKKARISIRVNPNVDAKTHPYISTGLHENKFGVDIESAKKMYIYAKKSKFLDPIGVHFHIGSQILDISSIHEASVIVAKLVKELLALKINIKFFDIGGGLGVCYKNEQEPNLYDYAQGVLTSLQGLDMCIGMEPGRFLVANAGEFVTKVLYEKFNEKKRFVIVDGAMNDLLRPSLYNAYHEIKLLSENNEESLCDIVGGICESGDFLAKDRKLAKTKAGDLIIVKSAGAYGFSMSSNYNSRNRVCELACEDGVVKMIRKRESYEDQIALEIECLKD
- a CDS encoding LptF/LptG family permease, translating into MNIFFRYISSLYLKSFFILFFSLTFFFVAIDFLVNFNKLPKSANLELMYIFFLTCSAVSYILPLAIVLALVLCVFNMIRSNEFVSLYALGLSKNQVIFYPFIWAMFFCCIYVGLNFTPFAYVDEYKSNIIKRGTVNREGGEILIKYNDKFIYIEKIANEILYNVKIFDTYNLDIQSMINAKDANFDGVSWGLNNVTIVNIPRNLIVSKEGLSVEEFKNINGLEDFSPKILERISLTDSNPSYSILDALESMIIYTKQNISTSALRSSLYSLIFTPFFAPFLMLIIYYYFPLISRFFNLAFLAFVFFVCILLVWGLLFLLTRLSENEILSPELGIILPVFILMCIGSFYYLKHK
- the pth gene encoding aminoacyl-tRNA hydrolase; its protein translation is MTLVVGLGNIGEQYEQTRHNVGFMLIDLLLKDLETTRLSNVKFKGELFKSSSTLFLKPSTYMNLSGESVKAVSEYYKCDRIIVIHDDIDLNLGTLRFKIGGSSGGHNGLKSIDSLCGNTYERIRIGVGKGQDVISHVLGRFTQGEKESLAKVLEHSKKALLELLDSNIKEIASKYSLKS
- a CDS encoding 50S ribosomal protein L25/general stress protein Ctc — translated: MLEGIIRESIGRKAAKALKRDGYLIANIYGKGLENINAAFKINDFIKEVRKKTTLAFDIKVGGKVLNVVVVDYQKDPVTAQLKHVDLKVAQKGVISKYMVPVKIIGTAMGLKNKGVLIQSKRRLKVKCKAENLPNHFELDVTKLDVGDALLVRDVVVPEGVTIVDADRVAVVGVEKAR
- a CDS encoding transaldolase — protein: MKKFSLWCDFIENEFLDHEFLDLINSKTINGATSNPAIFKNAILNSAIYKEKIKKSSLKDKKTLYEYLAVEDIAKAADKLAINYYENNDGFISIEIDPRLKDSTSLSLAEAKRLYTQIAKENVMIKIPATEASYEVMQELMKSGISVNATLVFDFEQTKKCFEVLNLGLKEFRKNNIARKKEPQAVISIFVSRFDRLLNNQVLDRNYIGILTATKAYNYIIRQNEANIRALFASTGVKGDDLEKDYYIKELLYDKAINTAPLDAIEAFKSKQIAFKEPLKDECIEKKLNANISKDALSKACKDLLDDGLEQFCIAYENILKSL
- the serB gene encoding phosphoserine phosphatase SerB; the encoded protein is MIKLCAFDFDSTLMDGETIDILADEYNVGDAVKTITNKAMNGELDFFESLSARVALLEGMSVEQVKKCCENLPLMNGAKELCEYLKGKNIKIIVFSGGFHEGIDLIQNKLHFDFGFANFLHNKNDILTGKVGGEIMFNNSKGIILQRLKKFLNLKTEEIMCVGDGANDISMFKECGLKIAFCAKEILKSHADICIDKKDLKEIIKVIQ
- a CDS encoding chemotaxis protein CheW, which codes for MNDKLSQVLQKQQSQIAEPDVDKEEDIVQLVGFVVGEEEYAIPILNIQEIIKPIEYTRVPSVPDYVLGVFNMRGNVMPLIDLAKRFNQSSSKMTPQTRYIVLKGMSNGNQTPAGNAGFVIDRLTEAIKIHRNRIDPPPETLLKEKGMIFGIGKREENILTILKAEALLKREF